In Actinoplanes sp. NBC_00393, a single genomic region encodes these proteins:
- the hemG gene encoding protoporphyrinogen oxidase: MGKRIAVIGGGIAGLAATVRLQQRAPADTEIILYERDAALGGKLRTGELAGLAVEQGAESFLFSAPDGAESAAVSLTRRLGLGDDLVHPAPRPAALAIGGRLTPIPPGTMFGIPGDLATLDRTASPEADADRDTGRPLLAPGEDITVGELVRARYGDQVVDRLVDPMLGGVYAGRADRLSLRVTMPQLARTAEAEHTLRDAVRAAQAQSKRTPGRPVFAAVRGGMSRLVAAAASASDARICLGQPVRELTRTPKGWRLTFGPAPAPQTDDVDAVILAVPAKPAARLLAEAAPETAQAVGALQYASVALMAMALPPGTALPDLSGFLVPPGEGTLVKAATFFTRKWPHLTDPDGPVIVRASLGHAGEEQRLQHDDETLFLQTHAELCELVGVKLPAPAEFWLRRWGGALPQYAPGHGDRILQVRAGLPPGLALAGAAFDGVGIPACVVSGERAAGDVCKHLDGA; this comes from the coding sequence GTGGGGAAGCGGATCGCGGTCATCGGCGGCGGCATCGCCGGCCTGGCGGCCACCGTGCGGCTGCAGCAGCGAGCGCCGGCGGACACCGAGATCATTCTGTACGAGCGAGACGCTGCCCTGGGCGGCAAACTCCGTACCGGTGAGCTGGCCGGACTGGCGGTCGAGCAGGGCGCCGAGTCGTTCCTGTTCAGCGCCCCGGACGGCGCCGAGTCCGCGGCGGTGTCCCTGACCCGGCGACTCGGACTCGGCGACGACCTGGTGCATCCAGCGCCGCGCCCGGCCGCCCTGGCGATCGGCGGCCGACTGACCCCGATTCCGCCCGGGACCATGTTCGGTATCCCCGGCGACCTGGCAACGCTGGACCGGACGGCGTCGCCGGAGGCCGACGCGGACCGCGACACCGGCCGCCCGCTGCTCGCCCCGGGCGAGGACATCACGGTCGGCGAGCTGGTCCGCGCCCGGTACGGTGACCAGGTGGTGGACCGGCTGGTCGACCCGATGCTCGGCGGGGTGTACGCCGGGCGCGCCGACCGGCTGTCCCTGCGGGTCACGATGCCGCAGCTCGCCCGCACCGCGGAAGCCGAACACACCCTTCGCGACGCCGTCCGGGCCGCTCAGGCGCAGTCCAAACGAACGCCAGGCAGGCCGGTCTTCGCCGCTGTCCGGGGAGGGATGAGCCGTCTGGTGGCGGCCGCCGCGTCGGCCAGTGACGCCCGGATCTGCCTCGGGCAGCCGGTGCGTGAGCTCACGCGTACCCCGAAGGGTTGGCGTCTGACGTTCGGGCCTGCGCCGGCTCCGCAGACCGACGACGTGGATGCCGTGATTCTGGCGGTGCCGGCGAAGCCGGCCGCCCGGTTGCTGGCCGAGGCCGCGCCGGAGACCGCGCAGGCGGTCGGCGCGCTGCAGTACGCGAGTGTCGCGCTGATGGCGATGGCCCTGCCACCCGGGACCGCCTTGCCGGACCTGTCAGGTTTCCTGGTGCCGCCGGGCGAGGGCACACTAGTCAAAGCCGCGACGTTCTTCACTCGTAAATGGCCGCATCTCACCGACCCGGACGGACCGGTGATCGTGCGGGCCTCACTGGGCCACGCCGGTGAGGAACAGCGTCTCCAACACGACGACGAGACGCTCTTCCTCCAGACTCACGCGGAGTTGTGCGAGCTGGTCGGTGTCAAGCTGCCGGCGCCGGCCGAGTTCTGGCTCCGGCGCTGGGGCGGCGCCCTGCCGCAATACGCCCCCGGCCACGGGGACCGGATCTTGCAGGTCCGGGCCGGGCTGCCGCCGGGGCTGGCGCTGGCCGGGGCAGCGTTCGACGGGGTCGGCATCCCGGCGTGTGTG
- a CDS encoding GAF domain-containing protein, with protein MSRRYALRPGETDNMMVTMQQYIIASTGDGGERDAGLQPWSSVAASSPLHSVQRLAAASRFAGAGAALAADFHTLAKAVAGALEVKAVAVNLVLSARVWIVGSYGLPSRLAKAGSLPTAWAPCTRVVLQNGAVVFEDLRDAYRGQANPVVSEHGMRFYIGVPLRFRSDVIGTLCVLDDRPAALSAEAVTVLAAIGDEVMRALLEQEPHGEGAIDVLGATPPH; from the coding sequence GTGTCACGGCGATACGCGCTGCGGCCCGGCGAAACGGACAACATGATGGTCACCATGCAGCAATACATCATCGCCTCGACCGGCGACGGCGGGGAGAGGGATGCCGGATTGCAGCCATGGAGTTCGGTGGCTGCGTCGAGCCCGCTGCATTCGGTACAGCGACTGGCTGCTGCCTCCCGATTCGCCGGAGCCGGAGCGGCCCTCGCCGCAGACTTCCACACCCTCGCGAAGGCGGTTGCCGGCGCGCTCGAGGTGAAGGCCGTCGCTGTCAATCTGGTTCTGTCGGCCAGGGTATGGATCGTAGGCTCGTATGGCCTGCCAAGTCGGTTGGCCAAGGCCGGCAGCCTGCCGACGGCTTGGGCTCCCTGTACCCGGGTCGTTCTGCAGAACGGCGCGGTGGTCTTCGAGGACCTGCGGGATGCCTACCGCGGCCAGGCCAATCCGGTGGTGTCCGAACACGGCATGCGGTTCTACATCGGCGTGCCGCTACGATTCCGCAGCGACGTGATCGGCACCTTGTGCGTCCTGGACGACCGGCCGGCCGCGCTGTCCGCGGAAGCGGTCACCGTGCTCGCGGCGATAGGCGACGAGGTAATGAGGGCGTTGCTCGAACAGGAACCGCACGGTGAAGGCGCCATTGATGTGCTGGGCGCCACGCCGCCGCACTGA
- a CDS encoding STAS domain-containing protein, whose amino-acid sequence MLAAGETASRLLAVEATNGSLRAMIDCNPTRSGRKQLEISSHVVNDGVVRLAVAGDIDESAADHLHDVIVHAAQGAAQVVVDLTGVGVCDSAGVGAVVHACTRLNGQGVEVQVKNLHAANHR is encoded by the coding sequence GTGCTCGCTGCTGGCGAAACCGCGAGCCGTCTTCTTGCGGTCGAGGCGACTAACGGATCTTTACGCGCGATGATCGACTGCAACCCGACACGCTCCGGGAGGAAACAGTTGGAGATCAGCAGTCATGTGGTCAACGATGGCGTCGTACGCCTGGCTGTCGCCGGGGACATCGACGAATCCGCTGCAGACCACCTGCACGACGTCATCGTCCACGCGGCGCAGGGCGCCGCCCAGGTCGTCGTCGACCTGACTGGTGTGGGTGTCTGTGACTCCGCCGGTGTCGGCGCTGTCGTGCACGCGTGTACCCGGCTGAACGGGCAGGGTGTGGAGGTGCAAGTGAAGAACCTTCACGCTGCAAACCATCGCTGA